A genomic region of Mitsuaria sp. 7 contains the following coding sequences:
- a CDS encoding 4-oxalocrotonate tautomerase family protein, with amino-acid sequence MPFANIKLPEGVADAARKEEIIHRVTAMFVEYFGERARPYTMVLVDEVADGGWGRADETLTLEKMGLKPKQR; translated from the coding sequence ATGCCCTTCGCCAACATCAAGCTCCCCGAGGGCGTCGCCGACGCCGCCCGCAAGGAGGAAATCATCCACCGCGTGACGGCCATGTTCGTCGAGTACTTCGGCGAGCGCGCACGCCCCTACACGATGGTCCTGGTCGACGAGGTCGCCGACGGCGGCTGGGGCCGCGCGGACGAGACACTGACGCTCGAGAAGATGGGACTCAAGCCGAAGCAGCGGTAG
- a CDS encoding LysR family transcriptional regulator — protein MQLDMNLLVALDALLDEGSVGGAAARMHVSSPAMSRTLDRIRHMTGDAILVRNGRAMTPTPYAQAIQADVHDVVLRARTVLARQSRFDIAQVERTFTIQCHDALAAALGPPLLAALRKAAPLAVLRMPAEGAADAQELRQGQVDLQIGAAIPTHADVLHEVLGEDRPMVVMRARHPLAGRKLTLRGYAEADHVTVSRRGRLRDTVDDALATQGMARRVVAAAPTVAAALAWVGAADLLTLVPERISAGAARALKLKVVPVPLRTPALPIVATWHRRHEGDQAHAWLREQVRGLVVKLLAPSDA, from the coding sequence ATGCAACTGGACATGAATCTGCTCGTGGCGCTGGATGCGCTGCTGGATGAGGGCAGCGTGGGCGGCGCCGCCGCGCGCATGCATGTGAGCTCGCCGGCGATGAGCCGCACGCTGGACCGGATCCGCCACATGACGGGCGACGCGATCCTGGTGCGCAACGGCCGCGCGATGACCCCCACGCCGTACGCGCAGGCGATCCAGGCCGACGTGCATGACGTGGTGCTGCGCGCCCGGACGGTGCTGGCGCGGCAGAGCCGCTTCGACATCGCGCAGGTCGAGCGCACCTTCACGATCCAGTGCCATGACGCGCTGGCCGCGGCGCTCGGTCCGCCGCTGCTGGCCGCGCTGCGCAAGGCCGCACCGCTGGCCGTCCTGCGCATGCCGGCGGAGGGCGCGGCCGACGCGCAGGAGCTTCGGCAGGGGCAGGTCGACCTGCAGATCGGCGCGGCCATCCCGACGCACGCCGACGTGCTGCATGAGGTGCTCGGGGAGGATCGTCCGATGGTGGTGATGCGCGCCCGGCACCCGTTGGCGGGTCGCAAGCTGACGCTGCGCGGCTACGCGGAGGCGGACCACGTCACGGTCTCGCGACGCGGCCGCTTGCGGGACACGGTGGACGACGCGCTGGCGACGCAGGGCATGGCGCGCCGCGTGGTGGCCGCCGCGCCCACGGTGGCGGCGGCGCTGGCGTGGGTCGGCGCCGCCGATCTGCTGACGCTGGTGCCCGAGCGGATCAGCGCCGGCGCCGCGCGGGCGCTGAAGCTCAAGGTCGTGCCTGTCCCGTTGCGCACCCCGGCGCTGCCCATCGTGGCGACCTGGCATCGCCGCCACGAGGGCGACCAGGCCCACGCCTGGCTGCGCGAGCAGGTGCGTGGCCTGGTGGTGAAGCTGCTCGCGCCGTCCGACGCCTGA
- a CDS encoding inositol monophosphatase family protein, with protein sequence MTSFDTERQTAERLADIAASDPTDGAVLAAAVAAVRLAGRTMLDAFSERTRTPDDLGSLVRAIHANDDASLAIARRLLERSLPTAGWVDDELEGGVLPPGDWWIFDAVEGNVNHVHGLSEWGISATLVRDGAPHLTVVYEPVADRLYTAVRGSGVAALNGEPLRPSTKTELKAAIVTTGQARPGESAETYRRIGASVTAMLNSALVVRMTVPATFQLGLVAGGQTDAFWQHSDVRSGLAAGALLVSEAGGSVTDLQGRPWSFASNDFLASAPGIQREALAVLGEVA encoded by the coding sequence ATGACCTCCTTCGATACCGAACGCCAGACCGCCGAACGGCTCGCCGACATCGCCGCCTCTGATCCGACGGACGGCGCCGTCCTCGCTGCCGCGGTCGCGGCCGTCCGCCTTGCCGGCCGGACGATGCTGGACGCCTTCAGCGAACGGACCCGCACGCCCGACGATCTCGGCAGCCTCGTCCGCGCCATCCATGCCAACGACGACGCCTCGCTCGCCATCGCTCGCCGGCTGCTGGAACGCAGCCTGCCGACGGCGGGCTGGGTGGACGACGAACTCGAAGGCGGCGTGCTGCCGCCCGGCGACTGGTGGATCTTCGACGCCGTGGAAGGCAACGTGAACCACGTGCATGGCCTGAGCGAATGGGGCATCAGCGCGACGCTGGTGCGCGACGGCGCGCCGCACCTCACGGTGGTGTACGAGCCCGTGGCCGACCGCCTCTACACGGCGGTGCGCGGCAGCGGCGTCGCGGCGCTCAACGGCGAGCCCTTGCGGCCGTCGACCAAGACCGAGTTGAAGGCCGCCATCGTCACCACGGGACAGGCCAGGCCCGGCGAGTCTGCGGAGACCTACCGACGGATAGGCGCGTCGGTGACGGCGATGCTGAACTCGGCGCTGGTCGTGCGGATGACCGTGCCGGCCACTTTCCAGCTCGGACTGGTGGCGGGTGGTCAGACCGATGCCTTCTGGCAGCACAGCGATGTGCGGTCCGGATTGGCAGCCGGTGCGCTGCTGGTGTCGGAAGCGGGCGGCTCGGTGACCGACCTGCAGGGCCGGCCCTGGTCTTTCGCCAGCAACGACTTCCTGGCCAGCGCGCCGGGCATCCAGCGCGAAGCGCTGGCCGTGCTGGGAGAAGTGGCATGA
- a CDS encoding NADPH-dependent F420 reductase: MNKDLQPVSILGAGRVGANLARAFAERGHVVTVGHRTLSTGAPAWQGPAVRHATLAEAAAASPVVFHATPGHTALELLTGLRLPLRDKVLVDVSNATVRQPNGAPGDLLYPDGSLGQRIQAALPETRVVKALNTMFFTVMTAPRSLATPAQVFLSAEDVDAKTQVRTLLASLGWPDEWILDLGGIASARATEAMILMAPHVVAAKGFKPFALTVAA, translated from the coding sequence ATGAACAAGGATCTTCAGCCCGTCAGCATCCTCGGCGCGGGACGCGTCGGCGCCAACCTGGCCCGGGCCTTCGCCGAGCGGGGTCACGTCGTGACCGTGGGGCATCGCACGCTCTCGACGGGCGCTCCCGCATGGCAGGGGCCGGCGGTCCGCCACGCCACGCTGGCCGAAGCGGCCGCGGCGTCGCCCGTCGTCTTCCACGCCACGCCGGGACACACCGCGCTGGAACTGCTCACCGGCCTTCGCCTCCCGTTGCGGGACAAGGTGCTGGTGGACGTGTCCAACGCCACCGTGCGTCAACCCAACGGGGCGCCGGGCGACCTGCTCTATCCGGACGGCAGCCTGGGACAGCGGATCCAGGCCGCGTTGCCGGAGACACGCGTGGTGAAGGCCTTGAACACGATGTTCTTCACCGTCATGACCGCGCCGCGCAGCCTGGCCACGCCGGCGCAGGTTTTCCTCAGCGCAGAAGACGTTGATGCCAAGACGCAGGTTCGGACGCTGCTGGCCTCGCTGGGTTGGCCGGATGAGTGGATCCTCGACCTCGGCGGCATCGCCAGCGCACGCGCCACCGAAGCGATGATCCTCATGGCGCCCCATGTCGTGGCCGCCAAAGGGTTCAAGCCGTTTGCGCTGACGGTCGCGGCCTGA
- a CDS encoding Fic family protein, protein MTPKPKTSTWVWQRDDWTDFHYVAQDLAPFLAEAYLMHGSIEGKAMAIGLGAESAIVLDLFSDEVVATAAIEGEQLSIDAVRSSVLRRLGLSQAGPVDRHVDGLVAVIADATEGFDQPLDQDRLCRWQAALFPNGTSGFQRIAVGRYRDHEDPMVIVSGRPGREVVHYQAPASRDVPAEMARFLDWFAATTPRKGVPPSLDGPRLDGIARAAIAHLWFESIHPFDDGNGRIGRAIVDMAITQHLRPPMRLHSLSRQLLTSRSEYYAELNRASRGGADVTAWVQWFVRQYTAACDAADRIIESAIEKRRFWDTHAASTLAERQRKVLQRLLDDGDGGFLGGLNAEKYMKMTGVSKATATRDLSDMTAAGQLRAQGVGKAVRYYVNVPGWTHGVE, encoded by the coding sequence ATGACCCCCAAACCCAAGACGTCGACCTGGGTCTGGCAGCGCGACGACTGGACGGACTTCCACTACGTCGCGCAAGACCTGGCACCCTTCCTGGCCGAGGCCTATCTGATGCACGGCAGCATCGAAGGCAAGGCCATGGCCATCGGCCTGGGCGCGGAGAGCGCCATCGTGCTGGACCTGTTCTCCGACGAGGTGGTGGCGACCGCCGCGATCGAAGGCGAGCAGCTGTCGATCGATGCCGTGCGCTCCTCCGTGCTGAGGCGGCTGGGGCTCAGCCAGGCAGGGCCGGTCGACCGGCACGTCGACGGCCTGGTCGCCGTGATCGCCGATGCGACCGAGGGCTTCGATCAACCCTTGGATCAGGACCGGTTGTGCCGCTGGCAGGCGGCGCTGTTCCCGAACGGCACTTCGGGCTTCCAGCGGATCGCCGTCGGGCGGTATCGCGATCACGAAGACCCGATGGTGATCGTCAGCGGACGTCCCGGCCGGGAAGTGGTGCACTACCAGGCGCCCGCATCGCGCGACGTGCCGGCCGAGATGGCGCGATTCCTCGACTGGTTCGCCGCGACCACGCCGCGCAAGGGCGTGCCGCCCTCGCTGGACGGCCCCCGGCTCGACGGCATCGCCCGGGCCGCGATCGCGCATCTCTGGTTCGAGAGCATCCATCCCTTCGATGACGGCAATGGGCGGATCGGTCGGGCCATCGTCGACATGGCGATCACGCAGCATCTGCGCCCGCCGATGCGGCTCCACAGCCTGTCCAGGCAGTTGTTGACCTCGCGCAGCGAGTACTACGCCGAATTGAACCGGGCTTCGCGCGGCGGCGCGGATGTGACCGCGTGGGTGCAGTGGTTCGTGCGTCAGTACACCGCCGCCTGCGATGCCGCGGACCGGATCATCGAATCCGCCATCGAGAAGCGCCGGTTCTGGGACACGCACGCCGCAAGCACGCTCGCCGAGCGTCAGCGCAAGGTGCTGCAGCGCCTGCTTGACGATGGCGACGGTGGGTTCCTCGGCGGGCTCAACGCCGAGAAGTACATGAAGATGACCGGCGTGTCGAAGGCGACGGCGACCCGCGACCTGTCGGACATGACCGCGGCGGGGCAGCTTCGCGCGCAGGGCGTGGGCAAGGCGGTGCGGTACTACGTCAACGTTCCGGGGTGGACCCATGGCGTCGAATGA
- a CDS encoding TIGR03862 family flavoprotein encodes MPTSESPRRAVVIGGGPAGLMAAERLAHAGLSVDLYDAMASVGRKFLLAGKGGLNLTHSEARPDFDSRFFERQTQVGGWLDRFDGEALRAWAQGLGVETFVGTSGRVFPRDLKAAPMLRAWLSRLRAQGVRFHMRHRWLGWDAEGALRFNSSEGETTVNAEAVVLALGGASWPQLGSDGAWAPLLAEVGATVSPLRAANCGFDLGVTRDGASPGWSPFFAEKFAGQPLKPVALSAEGVDGRSFSRQGEFVVTATGIEGSLVYAVSALLREKIERDGEALVHLDLLPGRDAAWVLEQVAHPRGSRSLSSHLKSRLNIEGLKAGLLHEVLTKDEYADSATLARTLKALPLRLRAARPVAEAISTAGGVTIESLDERLMLKTRPGVFVAGEMLDWEAPTGGYLLTASMASGLVAGEGAAAYLG; translated from the coding sequence ATGCCTACCTCCGAATCCCCCCGTCGCGCCGTCGTCATCGGCGGCGGCCCCGCCGGCCTCATGGCCGCCGAGCGCCTCGCCCATGCCGGGCTTTCCGTCGACCTCTACGACGCCATGGCCTCGGTCGGGCGCAAGTTCCTCCTGGCGGGCAAAGGGGGCTTGAACCTGACGCACTCGGAGGCCCGTCCCGACTTCGACTCGCGCTTCTTCGAGCGCCAGACGCAGGTCGGCGGCTGGCTGGACCGCTTCGATGGCGAGGCGCTGCGCGCCTGGGCCCAGGGCCTCGGCGTCGAGACCTTCGTCGGGACGTCCGGGCGCGTCTTTCCCAGGGACCTGAAGGCCGCGCCGATGCTGCGCGCCTGGCTGTCGCGCCTGCGCGCGCAAGGCGTGCGCTTCCACATGCGGCATCGCTGGCTCGGCTGGGACGCGGAGGGCGCGCTGCGATTCAACTCATCTGAAGGCGAAACGACCGTGAACGCGGAGGCGGTCGTGCTCGCGCTGGGCGGTGCCTCGTGGCCGCAGCTCGGCTCGGACGGCGCGTGGGCGCCGCTGCTCGCCGAGGTCGGCGCGACCGTGTCGCCACTGCGGGCCGCCAATTGCGGCTTCGATCTCGGCGTGACGCGCGACGGCGCGTCACCGGGCTGGTCGCCGTTCTTCGCCGAGAAATTCGCGGGTCAGCCGCTCAAGCCCGTGGCGCTGAGCGCCGAAGGTGTCGATGGCCGCAGCTTCTCGCGTCAAGGCGAGTTCGTCGTGACCGCGACCGGCATCGAAGGCTCGCTGGTCTACGCCGTTTCCGCGCTGCTGCGCGAGAAGATCGAGCGCGACGGAGAAGCGCTCGTCCACCTGGACCTGCTGCCCGGTCGCGATGCGGCGTGGGTGCTGGAGCAGGTCGCCCATCCGCGCGGCTCGCGCTCCTTGTCCTCGCACCTGAAGAGCCGCTTGAACATCGAAGGCCTGAAGGCCGGTCTGCTGCACGAGGTGCTCACGAAGGACGAGTACGCCGATTCTGCGACGCTCGCCCGCACGCTGAAGGCGCTGCCGTTGCGCCTGCGCGCCGCACGCCCGGTCGCGGAAGCCATCAGCACCGCCGGCGGCGTGACGATCGAGTCGCTCGACGAGCGGCTGATGCTGAAGACCAGGCCCGGCGTGTTCGTCGCCGGCGAGATGCTGGATTGGGAAGCGCCGACGGGCGGCTATCTGCTGACCGCGTCCATGGCCAGCGGCCTGGTCGCGGGCGAGGGCGCGGCAGCCTACCTGGGCTGA
- a CDS encoding RICIN domain-containing protein, with the protein MHTSISPGLLRLQAAPTTIALAVSVLLSACGGADSPESSTGPSASDRVNAEALAPDPSPVVAAGRYVLMNALSGKCVEAVPAAADGGRVQQTTCSDSVNQAFDLTLQGNGFYKLTNAATSKVLELTGASRADGAAIQQATGNDTDAQRFRLWRANGNRVRVVNASSGKCLTLPGRSVANGVQIQQASCLTAEAVHQFFLYPRASASRGLLPVGQYSVRGVQSDLCLDIEGASTADGAKTQLAACGSAASQRFEVMAAADGSYAFRNINSGKGLDVSDISTVNGALLQQWSYGAGANQRFAVTAKGDAFNIAAKHSGKCLDVKDFSVAAGGRIQQWDCGNGDNQRWRLQATDAQGPAPTPAPPAPAPSPTPPPAPAPSPTPPPPPPPPPPPPPPPPAPPPGPAPAPGPAPAPGPAPTLTLPIEVLGAGAPDAPTVVGAELSLDAASLSTATQLVVRCHRCGFYNSPEFEALSKPLTAIAGSLRVIGAANANNTSAAAWIPISDTGVQLDDIERAHGGVNGGLLTLRFRVPLDSTARARLVASPATNRIEFRFNGTDGNSNGFRILDLQLQDASGRNLATNPRRWADIAAEKQAGRVWTADADKGKVLWNASGLLLKSPVVNTRMRAACASCHAATGRDLQYFNYSDNAIVQRSRFHGLSETQGRQISAYLRAALTQVPHVPQATPWNPPYQPGPGMDGKPVVEWAAGAGIDAVLPDAKSFVNVFAGKAANSTAAVTQAELDAAMDPSPGKVLNTREMPIPLQLPDWNAWLPITHPLDIWTPDAGQGQGLFETKGDDGSNPIKVVKRIADWLAANKNPNGVYGDWSHLTADQRERAQYWLTDPGMRILDFVGGGRGSRVSSNPSQPYGAEIGGRKLQALLSSSTQSSATALYPNAKAGYSKEAFIERAMFGMIHWMGVKQWELAHEYGLEGQASWFRGRKDASGKWVGEGEKRGWPFSWPSVFYMAPHMLYVDEQTPQGKREFYFSWEPRLTSYYRTNQWYQLQMTVNPGWTGASEGPMDWPYHMGFTTAVVDDLMTAKAPSQVSASHLARYFQVRTKLAQLANTNLSFNKPDPAAPTDLFRNEGHRSRASLAIHKLGVGEVVDRGPESWEKSRFRLLDDVTPGLHLMFINSSISLYNAMYANTTYEQWRRCDPNALFGSEPEIRSGFRFCLDAKRTPLPLNSKGQPHLVGGWVDWTSEQYITWSVISARNHGAEAQRLKTFSDWSGRMWRE; encoded by the coding sequence ATGCACACCTCCATCAGCCCAGGCCTGCTCAGGCTCCAGGCCGCGCCGACCACGATCGCGCTCGCCGTCAGCGTGCTGCTGAGCGCCTGCGGCGGCGCCGACTCCCCCGAGTCGTCGACCGGCCCGTCGGCGAGCGACCGCGTGAACGCCGAGGCGCTCGCGCCCGATCCGTCGCCGGTGGTGGCCGCGGGCCGCTACGTGCTGATGAACGCGCTGTCCGGCAAATGCGTCGAAGCCGTGCCTGCTGCAGCGGACGGCGGACGCGTCCAGCAGACGACCTGCAGTGACAGCGTGAACCAGGCCTTCGACCTGACCCTGCAAGGCAACGGCTTCTACAAGCTGACCAACGCCGCCACCTCGAAGGTGCTGGAACTGACCGGCGCCTCGCGCGCCGACGGCGCGGCCATCCAGCAGGCGACCGGCAACGACACCGACGCGCAGCGCTTCCGCCTGTGGCGCGCCAACGGCAACCGGGTCCGGGTCGTCAACGCGTCCAGCGGCAAGTGCCTGACCCTCCCCGGCCGATCGGTCGCCAACGGCGTGCAGATCCAGCAGGCGAGCTGCCTCACTGCCGAGGCCGTGCATCAGTTCTTCCTCTATCCGCGTGCGTCGGCGTCGCGCGGCCTACTGCCGGTGGGCCAGTACAGCGTGCGCGGCGTCCAGTCGGACCTGTGCCTGGACATCGAAGGCGCGAGCACGGCCGACGGCGCCAAGACGCAACTCGCGGCCTGCGGCAGTGCCGCCAGCCAGCGCTTCGAGGTCATGGCCGCGGCCGACGGCAGCTACGCGTTCCGCAACATCAACAGCGGCAAGGGGCTGGACGTCAGCGACATCTCCACCGTGAACGGCGCGTTGCTCCAGCAGTGGAGCTACGGTGCCGGCGCGAACCAGCGCTTCGCCGTCACCGCCAAGGGCGACGCGTTCAACATCGCCGCCAAGCATTCCGGCAAGTGCCTGGACGTGAAGGACTTCAGCGTCGCCGCCGGCGGCCGCATCCAGCAATGGGATTGCGGCAACGGCGACAACCAGCGCTGGCGCCTGCAGGCGACGGACGCGCAAGGCCCGGCGCCGACGCCGGCACCGCCTGCGCCCGCGCCGTCTCCCACGCCGCCACCGGCCCCGGCCCCTTCGCCGACACCGCCGCCGCCGCCGCCCCCGCCACCGCCGCCGCCTCCACCGCCCCCGGCGCCTCCACCGGGACCAGCGCCGGCGCCTGGCCCCGCACCGGCCCCCGGCCCGGCTCCCACGCTGACCCTGCCGATCGAAGTCCTCGGCGCCGGCGCGCCCGACGCGCCGACCGTCGTCGGCGCCGAGCTGTCGCTCGATGCCGCGTCGCTCTCCACCGCGACGCAGCTGGTGGTGCGCTGCCATCGCTGCGGCTTCTACAACTCCCCGGAGTTCGAGGCGCTCAGCAAGCCGCTGACGGCCATCGCCGGCAGCCTGCGCGTGATAGGCGCCGCCAACGCCAACAACACCAGCGCGGCGGCGTGGATCCCGATCAGCGACACCGGCGTGCAGCTCGACGACATCGAGCGCGCTCACGGCGGCGTCAACGGCGGGCTGCTGACCCTCCGCTTCCGCGTGCCGCTGGACAGCACCGCGCGGGCGCGCCTGGTCGCGAGCCCCGCCACCAACCGCATCGAGTTCCGCTTCAACGGCACCGACGGCAACTCCAACGGCTTCCGCATCCTCGACCTGCAGCTGCAGGACGCGAGCGGCCGCAACCTCGCGACCAACCCGCGCCGCTGGGCCGACATCGCCGCCGAGAAGCAGGCCGGCCGCGTCTGGACGGCCGATGCGGACAAGGGCAAGGTGCTGTGGAACGCCTCCGGCCTGCTGCTCAAATCCCCGGTGGTCAACACCCGGATGCGCGCCGCCTGCGCGTCCTGCCATGCGGCCACCGGCCGCGACCTGCAGTACTTCAACTATTCGGACAACGCGATCGTCCAGCGCTCACGCTTCCATGGCCTGAGCGAGACGCAGGGCCGGCAGATCTCCGCCTACCTGCGCGCGGCGCTGACGCAGGTCCCGCACGTGCCGCAGGCCACGCCGTGGAATCCGCCCTACCAGCCCGGCCCCGGCATGGACGGCAAGCCCGTCGTCGAATGGGCGGCCGGCGCGGGCATCGACGCGGTGCTGCCGGACGCGAAGTCCTTCGTCAACGTCTTCGCCGGCAAGGCGGCCAACAGCACGGCCGCGGTGACGCAGGCCGAGCTCGACGCCGCGATGGACCCGAGCCCGGGCAAGGTGCTGAACACGCGCGAGATGCCCATCCCGCTGCAGCTCCCCGACTGGAACGCGTGGCTGCCGATCACGCATCCGCTGGACATCTGGACGCCGGACGCGGGCCAGGGTCAGGGCTTGTTCGAGACCAAGGGCGACGACGGCTCCAACCCCATCAAGGTAGTCAAGCGCATCGCCGACTGGCTGGCGGCCAACAAGAATCCGAACGGGGTGTACGGCGACTGGAGCCACCTGACCGCGGACCAGCGCGAACGCGCGCAGTACTGGCTGACCGATCCGGGCATGCGCATCCTGGACTTCGTGGGCGGCGGTCGCGGCAGCCGCGTGTCGTCGAATCCGTCGCAGCCCTACGGCGCCGAGATCGGCGGCCGCAAGCTGCAGGCCCTGCTGTCGTCCTCGACGCAGTCCTCGGCGACCGCGCTCTATCCGAACGCGAAGGCCGGCTACAGCAAGGAGGCCTTCATCGAACGCGCCATGTTCGGGATGATCCACTGGATGGGCGTCAAGCAGTGGGAGCTCGCGCACGAGTACGGGCTGGAAGGCCAGGCCTCGTGGTTCCGCGGCAGGAAGGACGCCAGCGGCAAGTGGGTGGGCGAAGGCGAGAAGCGCGGCTGGCCGTTCAGCTGGCCCAGCGTGTTCTACATGGCGCCGCACATGCTCTACGTCGACGAGCAGACGCCGCAGGGCAAGCGCGAGTTCTACTTCTCGTGGGAGCCGCGACTGACCTCGTACTACCGCACCAACCAGTGGTACCAGTTGCAGATGACGGTGAACCCGGGCTGGACCGGCGCGTCCGAAGGGCCGATGGACTGGCCGTACCACATGGGCTTCACGACGGCGGTGGTCGACGACCTGATGACGGCCAAGGCACCGTCGCAGGTGTCGGCGTCCCACCTGGCGCGCTACTTCCAGGTGCGGACCAAGCTGGCGCAACTGGCCAACACCAACCTCTCCTTCAACAAGCCGGATCCCGCCGCGCCGACCGATCTCTTCCGCAACGAAGGGCATCGCAGCCGGGCCTCGCTCGCCATCCACAAGCTGGGCGTGGGCGAGGTCGTCGACCGCGGTCCGGAGAGCTGGGAGAAGTCGCGCTTCCGCCTGCTGGACGACGTGACGCCCGGGCTGCACCTGATGTTCATCAACAGCTCGATCTCGCTCTACAACGCGATGTACGCGAACACGACCTACGAGCAGTGGCGCCGCTGCGATCCGAACGCGCTGTTCGGCAGCGAGCCGGAGATCAGGTCGGGCTTCCGCTTCTGCCTCGACGCGAAGCGCACGCCGCTGCCCTTGAACAGCAAGGGCCAGCCGCACCTGGTGGGCGGCTGGGTCGACTGGACCAGCGAGCAGTACATCACCTGGAGCGTGATCTCCGCGCGCAACCATGGCGCGGAGGCACAGCGCTTGAAGACCTTCTCCGACTGGAGCGGGCGGATGTGGCGGGAGTGA